CCATACCGACCCGACGGTGAACCTCTCGACCCCCGAGGAGCGGTTTTACTCCTGGAGCGATACCGGGCAGAACCGGTCGATGGTCCGCGTCGGGACGGTCACGGCTCGCAACGAGTTCGACTTCGGGCGAACCGCCGCCCTCCCGGCGTACGCGGCGTGTCTCTACGGACCGAACGGGACGCGTCCGGCCCCGGACCGAGTCGCCGCACCGGTCGTCGAGACCGACGGGTGGGTCAGCGCCGTCGAGGAGGTACGACTCGTCGACGACGGGAGTCGACGGTTCAGCGTCGTCGTCTTTCTCGATGGGTTCGACGAGCGCTCGAACGACGAAATCCGTAACTGGGGGACCGTTCCGGTCCGACGGGCTAATAGCTGTCCCGAGACCACCGACGGGCCGGCGCTGGTACTGGTTCCCGCCGACGAAAACTGATCACTCGCTCGCTCGCGCCCGCTCGCGGGCTACGGCCGGGTCCTCACCGTCCAGCACGGCCTCGACGAACAGTTCACCGGCGCGGTAGGAGGACCGGACCATCGGCCCCGACGCGCAGTAGAGAAAGCCCAGTTCCTCCTCGGCCACCCGCTGCCAGGTGTCGAAGGCGTCGGGGTGAACGTAGTCGCTCACTTCCAGATGCGAGCGCGAGGGCTGGAGGTACTGCCCGAGCGTCACCACGTCGACGCCGACCGTCTTGAGATCTCGGAGGGTCTGATAGATCTCGTGGTCGTACTCGCCGACGCCCAGCATCAGGCTGGTCTTGGTGTAGATGTCGCTCTCCCGATCGACCTGCCGGAGGACGGAGAGGGACTGCTCGTAGCCGGCCCGGCGGTCCCGGACGGGCCACTGCAGGCGGTCGACGGTCTCGATGTTGTGGGCGATCACGTCTGGTTCTGCGTCGACGATCTTCCCCACGAGGTCGGGGTCGCCCTGGAAATCTGGGATCAGACACTCCACCAGAATGCCGGGGTGGCGCTCCTTGATCGCGCGGATCGTCTCGGCGAAGTGGCCCGCGCCCTGGTCGGCCAGGTCGTCGCGGTCGACGGAGGTGAGGACGACGTAGTCTAATCCTATTTCGGCGACGGCGTCGGCGACCTGCTGGGGTTCGTCGGGATCCAGCGGCTCCATCCCGCCGGTCTCGACGTCACAGAAGTTACAGCCTCGCGAACAGCGTTCACCCATGAGCATGAACGTCGCGGTGCCGGGGCCGTCCCGGCCCCCCTCGGCGGCATCCGCCGCCTCGGCATCCGGAGCCGCATTCGCGGCTCCCGACCAACACTCCCCGAGATTCGGACAGTTGGCTTCCTCGCAGACGGTGTGGAGGTCGTGGTCCCGCAGGGTCTCCTTGATGTCGGTGAAGCGCTCGCCCGACGGCGGGGCCATCTTGAGCCAGTC
This Halorientalis sp. IM1011 DNA region includes the following protein-coding sequences:
- the lipA gene encoding lipoyl synthase; this translates as MSRARKPDWLKMAPPSGERFTDIKETLRDHDLHTVCEEANCPNLGECWSGAANAAPDAEAADAAEGGRDGPGTATFMLMGERCSRGCNFCDVETGGMEPLDPDEPQQVADAVAEIGLDYVVLTSVDRDDLADQGAGHFAETIRAIKERHPGILVECLIPDFQGDPDLVGKIVDAEPDVIAHNIETVDRLQWPVRDRRAGYEQSLSVLRQVDRESDIYTKTSLMLGVGEYDHEIYQTLRDLKTVGVDVVTLGQYLQPSRSHLEVSDYVHPDAFDTWQRVAEEELGFLYCASGPMVRSSYRAGELFVEAVLDGEDPAVARERARASE